In the genome of Bradyrhizobium ottawaense, the window CAAGCATCACGTCGCGCTCTCGATCGTGGGGACCGACCGCTCGCCCGACATCGCGTATTTCCGTGCCAAGCTCGCCCAGGAGACCATCGTCAAGGCCTCCGCGGTCCCCTACTCTATCGTCCGCGCCACGCAGTTCTTCGAATTCCTCGGCGCCATCGGCGAGGCGGGAGCGGCCGGAGACAAGATCGTCGTTCCATCGGCACTGTTTCAACCGATCGCCGCCGACGACGTGGTCGATTGCCTCGCAGAGATCGCAACGGGGCGGCCGCTGAATGGCACCATCGACATCGCAGGCCCCGAGAAGGCTCCCTTCAATGAGTTCGTCGCGCGCCGCCAGAAAGCCTCCGGCGACAGCCGTACGGTGGTCGGCGACCCAAAAGCGCAATATTACGGCGCTTCCATTCAGGACACATCGCTGAACCCGCTCGGCGAGGCTCGGCTCGGGAAGACGCCGCTCGCAACATGGCTCGCGCGCCTCTGAGGGGCCGCCAGTGCCGCAATCAATACAGAAACGGCAATGAAGGAAATCCCATGCGCAGATTGCTGATCGCAACGGCGGTTTACGCCGCGTCTGTCCTGACGGTCCATGCGGCCGAGACGGCAGCACCATCGGCCAAGGTCACCGTCGTATTTGACCAGGCGCTGCCAAATGTCCCCGGCAAGAGCATGAAGGGCGTGCTGGTCGAATATGGTCCCGGGGGCTCGTCGCCGGCCCACATCCACGCGCCCTCCGCCTTCATCTACGCCACCGTCCTGGAAGGCGCGATCCGCAGTCAGGTCAATGACGGCCCGGCCAAGGTCTTTCAAAAGGGGGAGAATTTTTCCGAAAGCCCCGGCGACCGCCACGGCATCAGCGCGAACGCCAGCGATACCGAGCCTGCCAAGCTGCTGGCCGTGTTCGTGGTGGATACGGCCGACAAGCAGCTGACGACGCCTCTCGCGAAGTAGCGCCAGACCGGCAGGCGGCTGGCGATTGCCACCAGCGTCAATTGGGACTCTCGACGAAAACGACTGGCGTGCCTTTCGACAGGCTCGCCGCGACGCGTTCGGCGTCCCAATTGGTGAGACGTACGCAGCCGTGAGATTCCGCCTTGGAGATCTTGCCCGGCGAAGGCGTGCCGTGAATGCCGTAGCCTTCAGCCGACAGGTTGATCCAGACAGTGCCGACCGGATTGTTCGGACCAGGCCTGATCTTGAAGGGCGTGCGGGAACGGACGCCCTTGAAGTGATAGTCGGGATTATAGCGATAGTACGGATTGCGGCTGATTTCCGTGACTTTGAGCGTGCCCGAAGGCGAAGGCTTGTCTTCGCTTCCGACCGTCGCGGGATAGAATCCAATCATGACATTTGATTTATCGAACAGCTTTACCGTCTGCCTGACCTTGTCGACCTCGACCCTGTCGGCCTTGGCAGGTGCACCATTGCCCTCGTTGCCAATGTTGACCACGACGATAATCTCGCCCGCCCGGTCGAAATGGCGCCCGGGGTTGAGCATCTCCAGGAGTTGCTCACTCATGTGGAATTTCTCGGCCAGCGCTTCGCGCGGGCTGGTGTAGCCGAGCTTCGGGATGTCCTTCATGTCTTCCATCTTCGACGGGAGCCTGGTCAGGAAAGGACCCGCCACGTCCTGCTGGGCGATGGTGTAGGTCGCGGTCGCCGGCCGGTCATCCGCTTGCAGCGCCTTCCAAACATCGTCCGATAGGGTATCGGAACTCGGCAATTGCCGCGCTTCCGCATAGGCCCGCAGCGCTTTCCTGGCATTCTCTCCGAACTTGCCGTCGATCTCGCCTAGCGAGAAGTGCGCCCGATCCAGGAGAACCTGCAAGCGCACGCCCGCCGGGGTCGGCTTCTCATTCGAAAGGCTCTTCTTCGTTGGCTGGGCAGAATTGACGGCATCCGCCGACATCTCGGCAGCAAACGCTGGCGGGGCCGCCAGGGCAAAGACAAGTAAGATGCAAATCTGCCCCGTTTTCGTCAGGGACATCGCCGCCTCCTTTCAGGTTTCCTGCGGTTGCATGTTGAACCCTGGGGCTGCAGCGGCAACCAGCTCGCGATACCGTTGTTCATACTGCCGCGCCATTCGGCGTGCGGTGAAGCGTTCCTCGAAGCGGGCACGCACCTTCCTTCGATCCAGCTTGCCCAGTTCGTCGACGGCCTTGACCGCCTGCTCCTCGTTCTCGACGATGAAGCCGGTCACACCGTGTTCGATCACCTCAGGGACGGAGCCGGAACGGTAGGCGATCACGGGCGTGCCGCAAGCCATCGCCTCGATCATGACCAGCCCGAAAGGTTCCGGCCAGTCGATCGGAAACAAAAGCGCGGCCGCCTGGCTGAGGAAGGCCTGCTTTTTGACGTCATCGACTTCACCGATGAGCTGGATCTTCTCGCCGTCGATCCGGGGCTCGAGGTGCTTCCTGAAGTAGGCGGTCTCGGCGCGTGGGATCTTTGCGGCGATGCGGAGAGGCATCCGGGCCGCGTGCGCGATCCGGATAGCGTCCTCCGGCCCCTTCTCGGCGGTCAGACGACCAAGAAATGCCAGATAGGATCCGTCCTCATATGAGGGGCGCAACAGCTCCGACGGCAATCCGTGCTGAATCGTTCCGATCCATTTCGCATCGGGAAGCGGCAAGCGCTGGTGATCGGAAATCGACACGAAGCTTGCCTCGGGGAATTGCCGGATCACGTCCGGTAACCCCGGCAGGTCGAGGCGGCCGTGCGTGGTCGTGAGGAACGGCACGCCAAGGCGAGTGAGCAGCGGCAGTGGCAGCCAGTCGACATGCGCGTGGATCACGTCGAATTCCCTCGCCCGCTTCGCGATCGCTTCCAGCAGCATCGCGCTGGCCGCCCCGGGATCCGCGCCCTTTCGGCCGAGTCGCAGCGCGCGTGGCCATACCGGGTGAAGCTTGCCGGTCGTTCGGGAGTCGCCACTGGCAAATAGCGTGACGTGGTGTCCAAGCTTGACGAGGTCGTCGACCAGCCAGGCGACTACCCGCTCGGTGCCGCCGTAGAGCTTTGGAGGGACGCTTTCGGCCAGGGGAGCAAGCTGAGCGATGCGCATGATAGCCGGCCGCTATATCGCTGATCGGACGATCAGCACGATGGCTGCGGACAGGAGGTTCGAAATCGCGAGCAACGTCCAAGCCGGTCTGGCGCTTGCGCGCGCCAGGCGGCACAGGAGTCTCTCAAGCGACATCAACATGAGTCATCGGAAAGCCGCTCGAGATAGGCAAGCCCGAAACCCGTGAGTTCCTGGGCGTCGCCGTCGCTCTCTCGCGCTTCCCGTCTCCCTCGCAGATGGCGCTCGAGCAGGCAGCGACGGCCGTCGGCAGCATCGACATCGCGATGCCGCGCGCGGTACACGCACCATGCGGTATCGACCGCTGTTCGTAGCGGGCCGTCGTCGACCATGTTCCCAGCTCCGACGTGAAGATGTTCATGGGACGCCAACTCGTCGCGACGGCGGAAGTTTCCAGTTTTTCCCGAAAGTCTAATACTGCCCGCAAGGCGAGTGCAGCAAGCGCTTGCTCCCTGGTGCGTGCAATCAGGCGGCGCGCCGCGCGGCCATCCCCGCGGCGAGCAGCAACGCGGCCCGGCTGGCTCCGATCGACGCGACGCCTTGCCCGGCGATGTCGTAAGCCGTGCCGTGCGCTGGCGTGCAGATCGGGAATGGAAAGCCGCCGAGCAAGGTCACGCCGCGGTCGAAGCCCATCAGCTTCATCGCGATCTGGCCCTGGTCGTGATACATCGTCAGCACGGCATCGAAAGCGCCGGCCTTGGCGCGCAGGAAGACGGTGTCGGCCGGGAACGGCCCCTCCGCGGCGATGCCCTCGCGCTGGCCGGCCGCGACCACGGGCGCAATGATATCGATCTCCTCGCGGCCGAAATTTCCGCCATCGCCCGCGTGCGGATTGAGACCGGCGACGGCGATGCGCGGCCGCGCGAAGCCGGCGTTGCGCATGCAGGCATCGGTCAGCTGGAGCGCACGATGGATGCGTTCGCTGGACAACTTTGCAGCAACGTCCCTCAGCGGAATATGGGAGGTGACTCGCGCGTTCCACAGCCGGTCCAGCACGTTGAACTCGCTCGCCGCGGTCTTGAGGCCGACCACTTCGGCCGAAAACGCGATCTCGTCGTCGTACTCGGCGCGGGCAAGCCGCATCGCCTGCTTGTTGAAGGGGGTGAAGCAGACCGCCTCGACGCGGCCGTCGCGGCCGAGCTCGAGCGCGTGCTTGTAGTTCGCCAGCGCAAATTTTCCGCCGGCAAGGGTCGCGGTCTTCGGCTCGACCTCCTTGGGATCGAGATGGCCGAGATCGACGAACAGCGCCTCGCCCCCCGCCGCGCGAAGATCGGCCCCTTGCTCCACCATCTTCAGCGCCGGCCTGACGCCGGCAATGCGCGCGCCCTCCTCGAAGATGCGGCGGTCACCGATCACGACGAGCCGGCAGCCCGCGCGGATGTCGTCCTGCGCCACCAGCTTGGCCGTCAGCTCCGGGCTGATGCCGGCGGGATCTCCCATTGCCAACGCAATCAGCGGCTTTGCGGTCATATGATCACCTTCTCCTGGGCGGTCGTTTCGGTCACGGGGGCGGGCTTGCGCCAGAGACGCGCGAGCTGCAACGCGAGCGGAAGCAGCAGCAGCGCGATGCCGGCCATGATCAGGCATGTCACCAGCTTGTTCGCAACGAAGATCCCGAGCGATCCCTTCGACATCAGCATCGACTGCCGGAACGCATCCTCGGCCTTGTCGCCGATGACGATCGCGAGCACCAGCGGGGCCAAGGGATAGAACAGCTTCTTGAAGAGATAGCCGACGATTCCGAAGCCCAGCATCATGACGACATCGAGATAGGAGTTCGACACCGAATAGGCGCCGACGACGCAGATGATGACGATCAGCGGCGCGATGACGACGAAGGGAATCCGCATCAAGGCGGCAAACACCGGTACGGTCAGCAGCACCAAGGCGACGGCGACGATGTTGCCGACATACATCGAGGCGATCAGGCCCCAGACGAAGTCCTTCTGGTCGACGAACAGCATCGGCCCGGGATTGAGGCCCCAGATCATCAGCCCGCCCATCATGACGGCCGCGGTCGCCGAGCCGGGAATGCCGAGCGAAAGCATCGGCAGCAGCGCGCTGGTGCCGGCGGCATGGTCAGCCGTCTCCGGCGAGATGATGCCTTCGACCTCTCCGGTGCCGAAATAGCGGCCCCGGCGCGAGAAGCGGCGGGCGATGCCATAGCTCATGAAGGACGCCGCGGTCGGCCCGCCCGGGGTGATCCCCATCCAGCAGCCGATTGCGGCGCTGCGCAGCAAGGCAACGCCATGCCGCGGCAGGCGGCCGACCGCGCGGAGCACCTCGCGCCAGTCGATCTTCGAGGACACCGCGCGGGCGTGGAATTCCTCTTCGACCGCAACCAGCAGTTCGCCGATGCCGAACAGGCCCATCACCGCGACGACGAAGCTCACGCCCTTGACGAGCTCGTCGACGCCCATGGTGAGGCGGACGCTGCCGGAGACGGTGTCGATGCCGATCGCGGCGATCGCAAAGCCGATCGCCAGCGCCACGAGGGTCTTGATCGGCGCGGCGCCGCCCATGCCGACGAAGCTGGCAAAGGCCAGGAAATAGACGGCAAAGTATTCCGCCGGCCCGAAGGCGAGCGCGACCTGCGCCACCCAGGACGCGAGGAAGGTGATCAGGATGACGCCGATCAGCGCGCCGAACGCGGCCGAGCCGAAGGCGGTGGCGAGCGCCGTGGTCGGCCTTCCGTCACGCGCCATCGGATAGCCGTCGAAGGTGGTCGCAACCGACGACGGCTCGCCGGGAATGTTGAACAGGATCGAGGTGACCGAGCCGCCGAATAGCGCCCCCCAATACATGCTGGAGAGCAAAATGATCGCCGACACCGGCTGCATGCCGAAGGTCAGCGGCAGGAGCAGCGACACCCCGTTCGGCGCACCCAGCCCCGGCAGCACGCCGACGAGAATGCCGAGCAGCACGCCGACGACCATCAGCACCAGATGCGGCACGGTGACCGCGATGCTGAAGCCATGGAGGAGTTCCCCGAGATTGTCCATCGGCCCTCCGTCAGAACCCGAAGGCGGCTGCGAGCGCGCCGTGCGGCAAGCTCACCTGGAACATGCGCTCGAACACGACGTAGAGCGCGAGCGCCGTCGCCGCCGCCATCCCCAGCGCGCGCGGCACCGATTGATGTCTGGGGATCGCCAGCACCGCGAAGACATAGAGCGCCGAGGCGACGTACATCCCGGCGAGCGGGATCGCGGCCACGAAGATCGCGGCCGGCACGAACAGGCCGGCAAGCCGGCGCAGCTCGATCGACGTGATCGCGATGGGAACGTTTGCCAGGGACGCAACCGGCAACACGCCCCGCACCAGGTTGTAGAGGCTGCCGAGCACGATGACGATGCCGGTCAGGAACGGAAACGTGCCGGCATCGACGCCCGCGCTCGACCAGCCGATGCCGTTGTCGAAGCTGGAGACGACGACGGCGACACCGAAGCCGCCGGTGAGGACGGCGGTCGCAAGTTCAAGCGCGCGGCGCGAGATCATGGGGGGCTCCGCTCAGAGGTCGGGCAATTGCCCGCTGTAGCCACGCATCCTTCCCCGGCGCTCGGTGTCGTCCCTGCGAACGCAGGGACCCATAACCCCAGGGAGGAATTTGACGAAGACTCAAGGTCACGTCGGTACAGCGACCGACACTTCTCGACAGATCACGCGGTATGTGTCCCTGCGCCTCCGCGCGCAATTGCGCGCTAGGCAGGGACGACAGCGGCGGATTTGGCATGATGGTCGACATGCTGCGGGAAGCCCTGCCCACATCGTCACCCCCGCTGCATGCGCCCCGCCTCACTTGACGAGCCAGCCCTGCTCGCCCGCCACCTGCTTGACGTGCTCGAGATCCTCCTTGATGAACTTGTCGAACTCGGCACCCGTCAGGAAGGTGTCGACCTGGGACGTCTTCTCGATGTAGTCCTTCCACTCCGGCGTCGCCTGCACCTTCTTCATGAGGTCGACATAGAACGCGGCCTGGTCCGGCGTGACCTTGCCGGGCAGCCACACGGTGCGCGGCTGCTCATATTGCTTGATGTCGAGCCCTTGCTCGACGCAGGTCGGAACATCGCCCCAGCCTTCGGTCGCGGTGACCTTGGCCCCCTGCGGCAGCCGCTTCGGGCTGAAAACGCAGAGCGGCCGCTGCGTGCCGCCGCGCCATTGCCCGAGGCTTTCGCTGGGATTGTTGACGTGGGAATCGAGATGTCCGCCGGCGAGCTGCACGGCGGTCTCGGCGCCGCTCTTGAAGGGGATATAGGTCAGCTTGACCTTGCCGGCCTTCTCGATCATGCGCGTCAGCACCTCGTCGGTGTCCTTTGACTGGGCGCCCCCCATCTTGAACTCGCCCGATCCGGCCGCCTTCAGATAGTCACCCGCGGTCTTGTAAGGCGCGTCCTGCTTGACCCAGAGCAAAAACTCGTCCTGCGCCATCGCCGCTACGGGCGTGAGATCGGTGTAGTTGAAGGCGACCTTGGAGACGAGCGGCTGCTGCCAGGCGTTCGAGGTGCCGAAAATCACCTTGTAGGGATCGCCGGCGGAGGCCTTGCCATAGACATAGCCTTCCGCGCCGCTGCCGCCGCCCTTGTTGACGACGACGATCGGCTGCTCCGTCAGCTTGTGCTTGGTGATGATGTTCTGCACCGCGCGGGCGAGATTGTCGGTCCCGCCGCCCGGTCCGGCGGTGGCCACGAACTCGATCGGCTTTTGCGGTTGCCAGGCGCTGAGCGCCGGCATCGTGCCGGCGAGCATCGTCGCGGCTGCGGAGAGCAAGAATATCGACGTCCGACCCATGATTTCCTCCAGCGGATTTTACCTTTTATCGTTGTCGTATCGACGCCCGGTCAGGCGACGCGTTCCTCGCGTCTTCCTGCGCCTAAGACGATTGCGCCTTCTTTTTCGAGCGCTTCGATTTGCTTCTGGTCGAACCCGTACTCGGCCAGCACCTCGCTCGTATGCTCACCATAGACCGGCGCGCCCGAGAGGACTTTGCCTGGGGTCTCCGAAAACTTGACGGGCAGACCGATCGTCTTCACCGGGCCGAGCGTGGAATGCTCGACCTCGACGACCATCTCGCGCGCCAGCGTCTGGGGATCGCTGAGCGCTTCCAGCATGTCGTGAACTGGGCCGCACGGCACGCCCTTCTCGTCCAGCGCCGCGAGCCAATGCGCCCGCGACTTCGTGCGGAAGCGCTCGCTCAGGACGGCTTCGAGCTCCTTCAGGTTCGCCATGCGATCGGAACCGTTGACGAAGCGCGGATCGGCGGCGAGCTCGCTCGCGCCGAGCGCTTCCAGCATCAGGAGCCAATGTTTCTTGTTGGCGCCGCCGACCACGAGCCAGCCGTCCGAGGCCTCAAAAGCCTGATACGGCGCGTTGAGCGGATGCGCCGAGCCCATCGCGCGCGGCGCGGTGCCCGCGGCGAGCGCAATTGTCGACTGCCAATAGGTCTGCACCAGTGCGGCCTCATAGAGCGAGGTCTCGACCCACTGCCCCTCGCCCGTCTTCAGGCGATGGGTATAGGCAGCCAAAATGCCCATGCTTGCGAGCAGGCCGGCGGTGATGTCGGACAGCGGCGGGCCGCATTTGACGGGCGGACCATCCGGCCGTTCGCCGGTGAAGCTCATGATGCCGCTCATGGCCTGCGCGACGAGATCGAAACCGCGGCGATGCTTATAGGGACCGGTGCGGCCGAAGCCCGACAGCGAGCAGTAGATCAGCGCCGGGAATTGCTCGTGCATCGCCTCGTAGCCGAAGCCGAGGCGCTCCATCGCGCCCGGCGCAAAGTTCTCGACCAGCACGTCGGCATCAGCGATCAGCCGCCGCAGCACCTGCTTGCCGCCTTCGGTCTTCAGATCCAGCACGATGCCGCGCTTGTTGCGGTTCATCATCAGGAAGGAGGCCGCCTCCTCGCCGATCTTCGGCGGTACCGAATGGCGGGTGTCGTCGCCGTTCGGCGATTTCTCGATCTTGATGACGTCGGCGCCCATGTCGGCGAGCATCAGGGTGCAGGTCGGCCCGGCCATGACATGGGTGAGGTCGACGACCCTGAGGCCGGCCAGCGGTCCCGAACGGCGAGAGTTGGATTGCGATCGATCGCTTTGCATCGGGGCGTCCTATTGGCCGCGCCATTGCGGCGCGCGCTTGTTGAGGAAAGCATCGAGCCCTTCGCGAAAATCCTGGCTCGTGTAGCACATCAGGATGAGATCCTCGCCTTCGTCTCCCGTCAGCCGCTGTTGCAGCCGGCCGACCGCCTGCTTGGTCGCATTCAGCGTCAGCGGCGCATGACTGGCGACGAGCCGGGCCACTTCGTCGGCGCGCCGGTCCAGCGCAGCCAGATCCTCGACGATCTCGCCGAGCAGTCCGACGCTCGCCGCCTCCGTGGCATCGACAAGACGTGCGGTGAAGATCAGGTCCTTGACGCGCGCGGCACCGATGAGTGCGGTGAGACGGCCGACATTGGACATCGACAGGCAATTGCCGAGCGTCCGGGCGATGGGGAATCCAATCTGGGCACTGCGTGTGCCGATGCGCAGGTCGCAGGCCGCGGCGATGCCGGCGCCCCCGCCGGTGCAGAACCCGTTGATCGCCGCGATGGTCGGCACCCGGCACTGTTCGAGCGTGGTCAGGACGCGATCGATACGGTTCTCGTAGTCGATCGCATCCTGCGGCGACTTGAACTCGCGGAACTGGTTGATGTCGGTGCCCGCGGCGAACGCCTTGTCGCCGGCCCCGCGCAGCACCAGCACCTTGATCGCATGATCGCTGTTGGCCTCTTCGCAGATCGCGGCGAGCCGCTCGTACATGGCGAAAGTGAAGGCGTTGCGGGCCTGGGGGCGGTTGAAGGTGATCCGCCCGATGCCGTCGTTGCATTCAAAAACGAGGTCGTCTGCCCCTACCGCCCGGTCCATTTCCTCATATCCTCTTGTTTTTTACATTTTTGAATGCAAAATCTGCGATTAGCAAGCTGGAACTTCGAAATATCGATCGAATACCCCAGTTTTGCATTCAAATTGGAGTGCTAGTCCCCCATGCTTCACGAGGACGTCGTCGGCCGTATCCGGGCCATCCTGCTCGATGGCGAAATTCCGCCTGGCGCGCGGATTCCCGAGCGCGAGCTATGTGAACGGCTCGAGATCTCGCGCACGCCGCTGCGCGAGGCACTCAAGGTGCTGGCCGCCGAAGGCCTCGTGCAGTTGCTGCCGCATCGCGGCTCGCGCGCGGCAAAGCTGACCGACAAGGACATGCGCGACCTGTTCGAGGTCTGCCAGGGCCTGGAGGCCCTCGCCGGCGAGCTCGCCTGCGAACGCATCACGGACGCCGAGATCGACGAGATCGCCGCCGCGCATGCGGCCATGGTGCTGCATTATCGCGACGGCGATCTGATCCAGTACTACCGCGGCAATCGCGCCATCCACGAGGCCATCGTCACCGCAGCCGGAAATCCCGTGCTCGCGGGGCTCTACACATCAGTGACAGCGCGCATCCGGCGCGCGCGCTACGTCACGCCGATGACGCCGCAGCGCTGGGCGCTCGCCGTGAAGGAGCATGACGCCATCCTGAACGCGCTCCAGCGCCGCGACGGCCTCGGCCTCTCCCACATTTTGCGCGCGCATCTCCGCCACAAGCGCGAAGAGGTCTTGCAGGCGGGTTTTGCCGAGACGGAGGGGAACGATCTCACGCTGAAAATTGCGTAAGGCGCAATTCGCGTTGTCCTGGCCAGTGAGTGCGTCACACGTGGCCTTCCCGCCCGGCAGCTCGTTCTCGCTCCGCGTGAATCTGCGCACTAATTCCACTTGCTAGCTTGTCGCGGCCGGAGCAGCATACTTCTCTGCCGACCTGCGGCCGCGTGGCCCGATCAGGCCGGTCCCAACGCGCGAACAATCGCGCAAAACAAAAGACAAAAGCGGAGGAAACGCATGACAATCGATGTCTCCCGTCGGTCTCTTCTCACGCTCGGAGCGGGCCTTGGTGCCAGCGCCATGCTCGGCACCAGTGCGATGGCGCGGGCACCCAAGCTCGGCACTCAGACGCCCTACTGGCATCGCTTCGTTCTCGGCGATGCCGAGGTCACCGTCGTGTCCGACGGGCCGCTGCCGCTCGGCGATCCCTCCGGAACCTTCACCGGCGTTCCCAAGGAAGAGGTGAAGAAGATGCTGGCGGACAATTTCCTGTCGCCGGACAACGTCGTGCTCGAACAGAACTCGCCGATCGTGAACACCGGCGACAAGCTCATCCTGTTCGATACCGGCATGGGCTCATCGAAGATGTTCGGCGCCAGCACCGGCCGGCAACAGAAGAGCATGACCGAGGCCGGCATCAAGCCGGGGGACATCGATGCCGTCGTGTGCTCGCATGCCCATATCGACCATATCGGAGGCATCGTCGACGAAGGCGGCAAGCCGCTGTTTCCGAACGCGCAGATCTACATCTCGCAGACCGATTTCGACTTCTGGACCGACGAAGGCAAGCTCGGCAGTCCGGCCAAGGACTTCGTCGTTCACGCCCGCAAGAACCTGCTGCCGGTCCGTGACCGGATCGTGTTCTTCAAGGACGGCCAGGAATTCCTGCCGGGCGTGCAGGCGATCTCCGCGCCCGGTCACACCGTCGGCCACACCATCTTCTTGGTGTCGTCGGCCGGCAAGTCCTTCGCCTTCCTCGGCGACCTCTCGCACCATTCCGTGCTGCTGCTCGAGCGGCCGCGCATGGAATTCTCCTACGACACCGATCCGAAGCAGGCCGCGGAATCGCGCGTCAAACTGCTGACGA includes:
- a CDS encoding SDR family oxidoreductase, which codes for MKIVVIGGTGLIGSKLVAKLKQRGHDAVAASPKSGVNAVTGEGLAAALAGADVVVDVANAPSWEPAAVLEFFERSSRNLAATEAAAAVKHHVALSIVGTDRSPDIAYFRAKLAQETIVKASAVPYSIVRATQFFEFLGAIGEAGAAGDKIVVPSALFQPIAADDVVDCLAEIATGRPLNGTIDIAGPEKAPFNEFVARRQKASGDSRTVVGDPKAQYYGASIQDTSLNPLGEARLGKTPLATWLARL
- a CDS encoding cupin domain-containing protein — translated: MRRLLIATAVYAASVLTVHAAETAAPSAKVTVVFDQALPNVPGKSMKGVLVEYGPGGSSPAHIHAPSAFIYATVLEGAIRSQVNDGPAKVFQKGENFSESPGDRHGISANASDTEPAKLLAVFVVDTADKQLTTPLAK
- a CDS encoding L,D-transpeptidase family protein, which codes for MSLTKTGQICILLVFALAAPPAFAAEMSADAVNSAQPTKKSLSNEKPTPAGVRLQVLLDRAHFSLGEIDGKFGENARKALRAYAEARQLPSSDTLSDDVWKALQADDRPATATYTIAQQDVAGPFLTRLPSKMEDMKDIPKLGYTSPREALAEKFHMSEQLLEMLNPGRHFDRAGEIIVVVNIGNEGNGAPAKADRVEVDKVRQTVKLFDKSNVMIGFYPATVGSEDKPSPSGTLKVTEISRNPYYRYNPDYHFKGVRSRTPFKIRPGPNNPVGTVWINLSAEGYGIHGTPSPGKISKAESHGCVRLTNWDAERVAASLSKGTPVVFVESPN
- a CDS encoding glycosyltransferase family 4 protein yields the protein MRIAQLAPLAESVPPKLYGGTERVVAWLVDDLVKLGHHVTLFASGDSRTTGKLHPVWPRALRLGRKGADPGAASAMLLEAIAKRAREFDVIHAHVDWLPLPLLTRLGVPFLTTTHGRLDLPGLPDVIRQFPEASFVSISDHQRLPLPDAKWIGTIQHGLPSELLRPSYEDGSYLAFLGRLTAEKGPEDAIRIAHAARMPLRIAAKIPRAETAYFRKHLEPRIDGEKIQLIGEVDDVKKQAFLSQAAALLFPIDWPEPFGLVMIEAMACGTPVIAYRSGSVPEVIEHGVTGFIVENEEQAVKAVDELGKLDRRKVRARFEERFTARRMARQYEQRYRELVAAAAPGFNMQPQET
- a CDS encoding 4-hydroxythreonine-4-phosphate dehydrogenase PdxA, with the protein product MTAKPLIALAMGDPAGISPELTAKLVAQDDIRAGCRLVVIGDRRIFEEGARIAGVRPALKMVEQGADLRAAGGEALFVDLGHLDPKEVEPKTATLAGGKFALANYKHALELGRDGRVEAVCFTPFNKQAMRLARAEYDDEIAFSAEVVGLKTAASEFNVLDRLWNARVTSHIPLRDVAAKLSSERIHRALQLTDACMRNAGFARPRIAVAGLNPHAGDGGNFGREEIDIIAPVVAAGQREGIAAEGPFPADTVFLRAKAGAFDAVLTMYHDQGQIAMKLMGFDRGVTLLGGFPFPICTPAHGTAYDIAGQGVASIGASRAALLLAAGMAARRAA
- a CDS encoding tripartite tricarboxylate transporter permease: MDNLGELLHGFSIAVTVPHLVLMVVGVLLGILVGVLPGLGAPNGVSLLLPLTFGMQPVSAIILLSSMYWGALFGGSVTSILFNIPGEPSSVATTFDGYPMARDGRPTTALATAFGSAAFGALIGVILITFLASWVAQVALAFGPAEYFAVYFLAFASFVGMGGAAPIKTLVALAIGFAIAAIGIDTVSGSVRLTMGVDELVKGVSFVVAVMGLFGIGELLVAVEEEFHARAVSSKIDWREVLRAVGRLPRHGVALLRSAAIGCWMGITPGGPTAASFMSYGIARRFSRRGRYFGTGEVEGIISPETADHAAGTSALLPMLSLGIPGSATAAVMMGGLMIWGLNPGPMLFVDQKDFVWGLIASMYVGNIVAVALVLLTVPVFAALMRIPFVVIAPLIVIICVVGAYSVSNSYLDVVMMLGFGIVGYLFKKLFYPLAPLVLAIVIGDKAEDAFRQSMLMSKGSLGIFVANKLVTCLIMAGIALLLLPLALQLARLWRKPAPVTETTAQEKVII
- a CDS encoding tripartite tricarboxylate transporter TctB family protein, which encodes MISRRALELATAVLTGGFGVAVVVSSFDNGIGWSSAGVDAGTFPFLTGIVIVLGSLYNLVRGVLPVASLANVPIAITSIELRRLAGLFVPAAIFVAAIPLAGMYVASALYVFAVLAIPRHQSVPRALGMAAATALALYVVFERMFQVSLPHGALAAAFGF
- a CDS encoding Bug family tripartite tricarboxylate transporter substrate binding protein: MGRTSIFLLSAAATMLAGTMPALSAWQPQKPIEFVATAGPGGGTDNLARAVQNIITKHKLTEQPIVVVNKGGGSGAEGYVYGKASAGDPYKVIFGTSNAWQQPLVSKVAFNYTDLTPVAAMAQDEFLLWVKQDAPYKTAGDYLKAAGSGEFKMGGAQSKDTDEVLTRMIEKAGKVKLTYIPFKSGAETAVQLAGGHLDSHVNNPSESLGQWRGGTQRPLCVFSPKRLPQGAKVTATEGWGDVPTCVEQGLDIKQYEQPRTVWLPGKVTPDQAAFYVDLMKKVQATPEWKDYIEKTSQVDTFLTGAEFDKFIKEDLEHVKQVAGEQGWLVK
- a CDS encoding CaiB/BaiF CoA transferase family protein, which translates into the protein MQSDRSQSNSRRSGPLAGLRVVDLTHVMAGPTCTLMLADMGADVIKIEKSPNGDDTRHSVPPKIGEEAASFLMMNRNKRGIVLDLKTEGGKQVLRRLIADADVLVENFAPGAMERLGFGYEAMHEQFPALIYCSLSGFGRTGPYKHRRGFDLVAQAMSGIMSFTGERPDGPPVKCGPPLSDITAGLLASMGILAAYTHRLKTGEGQWVETSLYEAALVQTYWQSTIALAAGTAPRAMGSAHPLNAPYQAFEASDGWLVVGGANKKHWLLMLEALGASELAADPRFVNGSDRMANLKELEAVLSERFRTKSRAHWLAALDEKGVPCGPVHDMLEALSDPQTLAREMVVEVEHSTLGPVKTIGLPVKFSETPGKVLSGAPVYGEHTSEVLAEYGFDQKQIEALEKEGAIVLGAGRREERVA
- a CDS encoding enoyl-CoA hydratase/isomerase family protein, whose protein sequence is MDRAVGADDLVFECNDGIGRITFNRPQARNAFTFAMYERLAAICEEANSDHAIKVLVLRGAGDKAFAAGTDINQFREFKSPQDAIDYENRIDRVLTTLEQCRVPTIAAINGFCTGGGAGIAAACDLRIGTRSAQIGFPIARTLGNCLSMSNVGRLTALIGAARVKDLIFTARLVDATEAASVGLLGEIVEDLAALDRRADEVARLVASHAPLTLNATKQAVGRLQQRLTGDEGEDLILMCYTSQDFREGLDAFLNKRAPQWRGQ
- a CDS encoding GntR family transcriptional regulator; translated protein: MLHEDVVGRIRAILLDGEIPPGARIPERELCERLEISRTPLREALKVLAAEGLVQLLPHRGSRAAKLTDKDMRDLFEVCQGLEALAGELACERITDAEIDEIAAAHAAMVLHYRDGDLIQYYRGNRAIHEAIVTAAGNPVLAGLYTSVTARIRRARYVTPMTPQRWALAVKEHDAILNALQRRDGLGLSHILRAHLRHKREEVLQAGFAETEGNDLTLKIA